Genomic window (Rosa chinensis cultivar Old Blush chromosome 6, RchiOBHm-V2, whole genome shotgun sequence):
TCGATGATGGATATTGCGGACTTTTGGACAAgaatcctaaaatattgtacttgggacATCGGACGTAAGGATTCTCAAGTGGATGATCCGATGACGACCTTGCCCTTTGAATGTTGTATGGGGAAAAAATTGGGTTATTAACCCCTAGTTTTATGACCGAGGCGATCAACATCCTATCGGTGATGGATATTGCCGACTTTTGGACAGGAATCCTAAAATATTATACTTGGTATATCTGACGGAATGATTCTCAAGTGGACGATCCGATGACGACCTTGCCCTTTGAATGTTTGATAGGGAAAAAATTGGGTTATTAACTCCTAGTAGTTTGACCTAGCCGATCAACATCCTATCGATGATGGATATTGCCAACTTTTGGACAAGAATCCTAAAATATTATACTTGAGACATCTGACGGAAGGAATCTAAAGTGGACGATCCGATGATGACCTTGTCCTTTGTAGGTTGTATAGGGAAAAAATTGGGTTATTAACCCCTAGTTGTTTGACCTAGCCAATCGACATCATATCGCTGATGGATATTGCCGACTTTTGAACAGGAATCCGAAAATATTATACTTGGGACATCTGACAGAAGGATTTTCAAGTGGACGATCTGATGACGACCTTGCTCTTTGAGGGTTGCATAGGGAAAAAATTGGGTTATTAACCCCTCGTCGTTTGACCTAGCCCATCGACATCCTATCAATGATGGATATTGCCGACTTTTGGACAGGAATCCtaaaatattatatttgggATATttgacggaaggattctcaagtggaCGATCCGATGACGACCTTGGCCTTTGAATGTTGTATAGGGAAAAAATTGGGTTATTAACACCTAGACGTTTGACCTAGCCCTTCGACATTCTATAGGAGATGGATTTAGACGAATTTTTAGCCTAAAGCATAAAATAATGTGCTTGCCATATCTGAAGGAAGGATTCTAAAGTGGACGATCTAATGACGACCTTACCCTTTGAAGGTTGTATAGGGAAAAAATTGGGTTATTAACCCCTAGTCGTTTGACCTAGCCCATCGACATCCTATTGATGATGGATATTGCCATATTTTTGACAGgaatcctaaaatattgtacttgaGAGATCCGAaggaaggattctcaagttgACGATCCGATGACGACCTTGCCCTTTGAATGTTTTATTGGGAAAAATTGGGTTATTAACCCCTAGTCGTTTGACCTAGCCGATCAACATCCTATCAATGATGGATATTGCTGACTTTTGGACAGGAATCCTAAAATATTATGCTTGGGacatctgacggaaggattctcaagtggaTGATCCGATGACGACCTTGCCCTTTGAAGGTTATATAGGGAAAAAATTGGGTTATTAACCCCTAGTCGTTTGACCTAGCCAATCGACATCCTATCGATGATGGATTTTGCCGACTTTTGGACAAGAATTCTAAAATATTATACTTGGCACATCTGACGGAAGGGTTCTCAAGTAGACGATCTGGTGACGACCTTGCCCTTTGAAGGTTGTATAGGGAAAAAATTGGGTTATTAGCCCCTAGTCGTTTGACCTAACCCATCGACATCCTATCGATGATAGATTTTTCCCAATCTTTAACCTGAAGACTAAAATGATGTACTTGCCacatctgacggaaggattctcaagtgtaCGATCTGATGACGGCCTTGCCCTTGGAATGTTGTGTAGAGAAAATAGAGTTATTATGCCTTAGTCGTTTGACTGAGCCAATCGATATCCTATGGATGAcggatttttctgaattttgaaatCAAATTCTAAAATAATGTGCGTGCCACATCcgacggaaggattctcaagtgtaTGATCCAATGGCACCCTTCCCTTTGGATCTTGTagtgaaaaaaaagagagttatTAACCCCTAATCCTTTGACCAAGCTGATCGACATGCTATTGATGAATGGTATTGCCGAATTTTTGACTTTAAACTTAAAAGAATGTACTTGCCACATCTGACGAATGGATTCTTAAGTGGACGATTAGATTACGACCTTGCCCTTGAAAGGTTGTGTAGCAAAATTTAGGGTTATTAATCCCTAGTCGTTTGACTTAGCCGATGGACCAACTATCAATGACGGATATTGCTGAATTTTTTTCTGGAGTTCTAAAATATTGTGCTTCGGACATCTGACAGAAGGATTTTCAAGTGGATGATCCGGTGATGACATTTCCCTTTGAAGgatagagaaaaaagagggttattaagccttaatcGTTTGACCTAGCCGATCGACATCCTATCGATGATAGATTTTACCGAAATTTGTACTGGAATAATAAAATATTGTACTTGAGACATTTGACGGAAAGATTCTGAAGTGGACAATCCGGTGATGACCTTGCCCTTTGAAGGTTGTATAGGAAATAGCGAAGTttaggctctctctctctctcaatctctctgccccccccccccccccccccccccccccttccgaCAAGTATCGACTAAAACCATCTTTGCCTCTAGCTAGGTTATTCGATATGGGAAATAGCGAAGGGAAGAAAACCTAATGGGTAGCCCGGAGAGAGCCCTAAATTGAAAACCCAATCCCAAAGAGTTTCTCGGCAGTGTGAAATTTCTAAGACTAGGTCGCAAGATTTGCCAAGATTGTGATCAGGCTTTGAGTTCCTCGTTTTTTTGCCATGAACGATCAAATCACTTAGGATCTTTGCGCCAAGTGGTATTGCAGGATAGTAAGGCACACTTACTCTTGTTTCATTAGAACATTTTTATTATATAAGCAGATTGATCTGCAGTCCTAGTTATATGATCATAATATAATTGTTTCTCTGCGTTCTTGCTATTTAATAATTTTCAACTACTAATATGCAAAGGTACTGTCTAGCTACTTGTTTCGTAGAAAGATCAAGGAAAATGGTGCAAGAGAGGTACGCGTAAGCGGTACGTCATTTACTTAATTACTTAACGTACTAGTACGCCGTACTCTAGATATatttatttgatttattttgagaaatatatttaaaaaactaaaatacaTTAATTAAGTTTTAATGAAGACAAATACAAGGCTGGGGCAGAATAAGAAGTTCAATGGTTTAAATTAAGAGAGGGGTCCAAATAGCAATTTAAGAGGTTTGAATAGAATCACTCTTAGGACTTTGGCCCCATTTcactaaacaaaaaaaacaaaaaaatacatatatacCTCAGTCTGTTTATTTACTTTCCTTTGGCTTCTCAACCTAGCTCATTTGATTTGTATCTTTAATAACGATAGCATATTATATCCATAACAGGAGCAATTCAAttaaacttcctcaaatcaagACTCCCAATGAAAGTTCCCTTGGAGGATTCATGGAAATAACATATTCAAAATCCCAACCAATTCAATTTTTCAAGTCGAGCAGCAGCTGGACGAGTCCGTTCCAGATAGACACAAATCAAGAAATGTATAGGACATTTAAATTGTAAAATTGGCAATCAAAATAAAATTATCATTGAAGAATGAAAGAATAAACTTCCAAATTCAACTAACCAAGCTCGTAAAAATTTCAAgctctttatttaattatttgatGAGTGGACTACACAATAGGAGGTAGTCCTCTCTTTTCATGGATTTAACATGCAGGATATTTCGACAAAATATCATGTTTGAGAGAGATGGCAAGCtgcacttttattaatttattccAATCAGTAAACatgtaaaaatataaatatgtcTAGCAAGAGAGATTGTCACCGGGAGCAACATTAAATTGGGTGCAGTACTTAGTGTAATAGTCGATGCGAGCTTGAACTGTGGCGGGGGATTTGCCATCACATTCCACTGCACCGTTGATGGCTCGAGTTGTGGCTCCGAATCCTTGGCCTATAACGGAGTGAACATTGGTCATCCAATACCACAAGCCTGTCTTGAATGCTATCACGGGGTCTTGAGCCACCGTTTCGGGGGAGTTCAAGCCGTCAAAGCCAATGGCATTTCCGGCAGCTCCGTAATTGTAGTTCCAGGAGAGCTGGAGTGGTCCACGCCCGTAGTACTGCTTGCTGGGGTTGCATGGGTAGTCTGTGCTGCTCGCGTCGCAGTAGGTGTCCTTATTTATCTCTTCAATGTAGCAAAAATCTGCATCCATGCATCAGTTTACAAAAAAACTCTAACTAATACCAAGTCCAACGTAGGGAATTATGGGTGGTGATTTGTGAGTGCATATTAGTATCAGTACATTTCACTTTCCTCTATGTACAACTGTAATATgtacgtgtgtgtgtatatgatGCCCCTTCTAGATGGACGATGAGAAATGAGGAGGTACTTACGGCCAGTCTCATGAGTGACATGAGCAAAGAAAGCTGCAATTTCCCGTTTATTCTCATCAGCGGAACCGGAGGTACCGAAATTGGGGTAAGAGCC
Coding sequences:
- the LOC112172499 gene encoding endochitinase EP3: MAFQIAVAQNVADIVTADFFNGIINQAAADCAGKSFYTREAFLDAVGSYPNFGTSGSADENKREIAAFFAHVTHETGHFCYIEEINKDTYCDASSTDYPCNPSKQYYGRGPLQLSWNYNYGAAGNAIGFDGLNSPETVAQDPVIAFKTGLWYWMTNVHSVIGQGFGATTRAINGAVECDGKSPATVQARIDYYTKYCTQFNVAPGDNLSC